The genome window GTGATTTGGAGAATGCGAGAAAAACGGGATGAGTGAGACCGCAACAATCGGTGGTGCATTCCACTTGAACCGCGTCACCATCCACATCGTGATAAGCGCGTTTGCAAAAAGCGAAATCGGACTCGGATACATGTAAAAGAACAAAGTACCAAGCGCAGACGAAAGAAAGGATCCCAGAATGATTTTGCTGATTTCCGTCATACGAAATGACTTCGTGGCGAATAGAAAACTATAAGCCCCGAGTGCTGGAAAAAACAAAGTATCTAGGTAAGGAATTCGCAGAGAAAGCCAATACACTAGCATGATGTACATGCAAATCACAATCATTTTTACATTCATTTGACAGACTCAATCCTAACAATCTTTAAATTTCAAGCATGCTACATTTTATTTAGTTTTATAGCCGCTGTCAATCCAGCTTCCACCATTCCTCCTTGTTTTCTAAGAAAAGCGTTCAAATTTCAATTTTTGAAAGGTTTGCCGATCTGGAGATTTCCGTGATTGACATGGTACCTGTTTTTTCATTTAGCCCGAACCTACCGATACCCATGATGAAGGAAAAAGGCGTCAAGATGGCCTTGGGTACGAACAGTGCCTATGACACCTGGGGACCGTTTGGAAATGCCGGCTTTGTTCCGCAGACGCCAGCTGCTCAGCTGAAGTGATTGCCAGAAGAAGCAAGCGACAAGGCCGACTGGTAGCAGGTTCCCTTTCTTTCCACGATGGAGGAAGTCACTCCTAACAGCAAAAACCACCACAAAAGCATCCGTGGTGGTTTTTCTCTACTATTTGGCCAGCTCTCTTTTTTGTGCCGCCGACAGGTACAACCGTGCCATGACTCGCTCCCAAAACGGGATGAACCGCTTGATCAATGGTCCGATGGAAAAAGCCGTGACGATCGTTCCTACCGATACCGGTCCTCCGAGCAAGAAGCCCAGCAGGGTAACCGTGCACTCGATTCCGATTCTGACTTTACCGATATCCCATCCCAGACGATCGTGCAAAGCTAGCATAAAGCTGTCTCGCGGCCCCGCGCCTAACCGCGGCGAGATGTACATCCCGGTCCCGAACGTGTAGATCAGAAGACCGGCTGCGAAGAGTACGATCCGCTCCGTGACAGTGCTTCCTACCGGTATCCATTTCAACCACATGAACAAGTCGATAAACAATCCGAAGAAAAACATGTTCAGAAACATTCCCACACTCGGCTTGATTTTGCCGATGAGGTAGGAAGCGACAATAATGAACAATCCGACTATCTGCGACCACATGCCGATCGTCAATCCAAACGTCTTCTGCAATCCAATATGCAAGGTATCCCATGGTGCGACACCGAGATTGGCCTCAATCATCGTCCCGATGCCATACCCCATGACGGCTAAGCCCAGCATGAATACAGTGTACTGAATGGCAACAGGGCGTATCGCGAACTTCGTCTGCATCCTTTGTTCCCCCCAAGGGACGGTCAGCCCCTAATTTGTTGTCCGTTTCAGGACGCAATTGGGGGTGATTGTGCGAATGCTAACCAGGACCTGTTCACTGCTATCACCTACTTTCTAATCAGCTGTGTCATCTACGTGATGGACCTTATTGATTAGGGGGATAAGACGGAAGGCCCTCTAGATTGCCCCATGCCACAACTCGATACGATCGCATAGAAGTGTGAAGTTCCACTCATTGTCGTATACTTCTGTCGGATTGTCTATAGATTCCGCAATTTTTCAAAAACTCCGATTGCCTCTTCAGCAGTGGGGACCTTGCGCACATTTTCGTCCGCAAACTCTTTCGCTTGCGGGTAAAGGCTTTTCTGAATCTCTCGGGCGGCCGCCTCCACGTCATACGATGTTTTGCGAAACTCGCATCCCTCTGGCCCAAGTAACAGCCAATAGGCTCCCGGTTCATCCGCGTAGGGCATTCCGACACTGCCAGCATTCACAACTCGCGTTTCGCCTATCCGCATGTCAAATTGAATATGGGTATGACCGCAAATGACGGTGCGTTGTTGGACGTTTTCAAAAATCTCCTCGAGTCTTTGCAGGTCGGTCATCGGTGTGAAAATCACATCGTCACTCCCAGGAGTGGCGTGGCAGAACAAAACTTCGCCAATCCCTTCTACCGAATGCGAATATTGGGCAGGAAGCTGCTCCAGGAATTCGCGATGATGGGTGGTCAATTGATTGGCTACCCATTCGGTGATTTCACGTCCTTTTTCAGACATCCCTGGTCGGAGGGGAATACCATCATACGCGAGGGCAACCTCTCGATCACAGTTGCCTCGTATGAATTGGACGGGTGCCGACAGCTGCAGGAGTCGCTCCAATGTCTGCACCGGCATCGGGCCTGAGAGGATATCTCCCCCGATGACAATCAAATCTGGTTTCAGTTCTTCCAACTCTGTCAGAACTGCCTGCAGAGCGAAGACATTGCCATGGATATCGTACAGCGCTGCAATTTTCATTTTCCCATCACTCCTCTGCTCTTTTTTGGGGAATTCGAGAGGCATAGGAACCGACAACTTTCCACACCCTACAGCATGAGGAGGTGGAACTTTATGGACAAGAAAAAACATGACTCCAAGCAAGAACCTACTGTGGCCCCAAGTATGAACGGTCACGATCCGCTCGAAGAAGAAGCAACAGCTAAAGAAGTCGAAGCCGGAGATTACACCTCTGTAACCAAGCTCTTCCTGGATCGTACTCCGGAGGATTGATACGTGTCGGCTTTCTTGTTGTCAACCTGAGTCTTTCTACCTTGAAAAAGCCACTAAATAGGTGGTTTTTTCTTATGCCCGCTTCGTTATCTTTCTAAAACTGCTCACCAGTCCATACCTCGTGGTGCTTCTACCCGGTGCCAAATCGTTTCTTTCTCATACAAGCACGGACACGAACGATTAGGCATAGGCTCATAATGGATGATATCCCGCTATTCTCACCTCAGACATTCTTTCTTGGAAAGGAATGGCTTGAATGGTTCACACCATCAATCATAATGGCTTTACGAGTAAAGAAGCCATTTTACTTGCAGCAATGTGCTATCAGACTTATCCTTTATTTTTTGAGGGAGAGCTGCTTTTGCCAAAAGGGTTTAAGCTTGTATACACGATTCGTGCTTTTGCGGATGTAGAGAACCCTACAGAACATGTGTATGGCTTTCTTGCAGAGTCAAAGGAACAGATCGTTATTGCATTCAGAGGTTACGCAGCCTATCCGGCTGATCTTTTAGCTGCCTATGACATTCTGCAAGTACCGTATTCTTTTGTCAGCAGCGGAGGGAAAACCTCCCGTGGCTTTACATGTCTATATCGTTCGACCCGGAATGAACTCATAAGGAAAGTGAGCAAGCTGTCGGCAAACAAACATTTGTTTATAACCGGCCACAATTATGGGGGCGCTCTTGCAGTGTTAGCCGCGTTAGATATCGCGGTAAATACGAAGTTTCATGAACCTTTTGTTTATACCTACGGCAGTCCACGTATCGGAGATCCAGAGTTTTCGCAACGATTCAATCAAGTGATTAACAATAGTATGCGTATCGTAAACATCCATGACCCCTACCCTACGTTTCCAGATCGAGAATATCCCCCTCCATTTACAGAACAAGGAGTTTTTTACCAACATGTGAAAACAAAGGTGCCAATCTCTTTCCAATTGAACAATACGCCTCGCAATGATGCGATTGCCTGTTATTTTAAAGCCCTCAGCCAGCTCGATCCTGACTTTACCCATTCGCTGTGCACAGAAAATCCGGGTTTTTGTCCCGATACCACATTCTGTGTACCCTTTCAGGGAGCATGCAGGTAGCCAATGCGAAAGGAGCCTCATAGATGGAAGGCACTAAAGTCGATCAGATTTATAACAGCGAAGATGCCATCTTGCTGTCGGCCATGCTCCATCAATCCTATCAGCTTTTCGAAACAAAGACTCTTATCTTGCCGGTTGGGTTTACTCTTCGATACACCATTCGTGCGTTTGCCGGAGTTGAAGATCCGAAACAGGAAGTATTTGGCTATATTGCAGAATCAAAAGAGGATATTGTTGTTACCTTTCGTGGAACCCGAACTTTTGACGACAATGAGTCGGACCAAGATTTATATCAAGTTCCTTATCCTTACGTCAAAAACGCAGGAAAAACACATCGAGGATTTACCTGTATTTATGAATCGACAAGAAACGAATTAATGAGCGTCATGAAAAAGCTGCCCGCATCAAAAAGATTGCTTGTTGCTGGTCACAGTTTAGGTGGAGGTTTGGCTGTCCTCGCTGCATTGGATATTTCCGTTAACACGAAATTTAAAAAACCTGTCGTGTATACGTATGGCAGCCCGCGCGTTGGAGATCCTTCCTTCGCCACCCGTTTTAACCAGTCGGTAAAGAACAGTATTCGAATCTTCAATGTGCATGATATTATTCCGACTCTACCAGCTCGGGTATACCCGCCTCCGTTTACGAAGAAAGGGTTGTATTATCAGCATGTAAATAAAAAGTACGCACTTTCATTTCAGCTGAACAGTTTAGCGATTCGCAATCACGAAATCGTTTGCTACTTTGCCTTTCTAAGTAAGCAGAATCCTCATTTTACTGAGGCGTTACGTACGTCTACCCCTGGCTTTTGTCCCGATACGGAACTTTGTGTTCCGTTTTTAGGAACTTGCAGCGAGAATGATACGCAAGATTTTCATCGGACGGCTCTGTCCCCAAGGAAACGCAAGAAGTAGCTGGCGGCCACCTAACCTGCTAGCATACACTCGCTGCTATCCATGGTCTCCGTAAACCATTTCCATCATTCCGTCACGATAAATCGATACGCAGTTGAGGCAGTTCCACCTCTTTGATCACTTGCTGTCACTATGATCGTAACCCTCCCCGTCTTCTGTGCCATCACTTTTATCATACTTCCCTCCACTTCCACTTTTGCTACCGACTCACTTTGCGACATTGCAGTAAATACTAACTCATCCCCATCCTCATCCGAAAACACATGACTTACATCTATCTCATACACGACCCAAGGGAAAATCTGCTCAGGATCCGTCACTTCTTCCCGTAACACAGGAGGATGGTTTACGACTTTTGACCCGGATTCTGAAATATCCCCATTCATTAAGAATCCTGACATTGCTACCAGTACGGCCTTATATAGCAGCCAACCCTTCATGTCTGCCCTCCATTCCTGACCATTTATCGTGTTCTATCTCCAGAAAATCATGCCGAGTCTCACACCCGACAAGCTTTGAATGAAAAATAAGGCCCCTATCCTATTCGGGGGAACTTCTAGCAGGGCTCAGAAAAATTTGTTTTAGACTGAACCCGCCGCTGTTTTAGTACGCTAACGAACCCGTTCGTTGCATTCGTTGTCGTTGCCTAAAACTTTCCCCAGAAAGGCAAGCATCGGGATGTTAAATGACTCAGGCCTCTGCAGCGGTGCGAAATGACTCACACCTTCCAAGGTAACGAATACCGCGTTTGGAATGCTGCGACTTAGATATTCAGCGTGCTCGCGCTTGATGAATTCATCATGTTCGCTATGTACAATCTCCACAGGGACGCTGATCTGAGCCAAATCTTGCGCCGAATAATTGGGTTCTGTTTGCATCATGAGATTTACAGCGGCACAGAAAGCTTCGAATTGGTCAGGCGTGGCCGATAGCTGCGCGTAGTCTATCGCGTGTCGGCGAAAACACCGGCTGATGATCGGGCTCATCTCTGCCATTTCCTTTGCACCGCTCGGATCCATGTTGCAGCCAAAATAGAAAACGCCTGCGACTCGTTCGGGTGATTTCATGGCGAGGATCATGGCTACGACAGCGCCGTCGCTCCAGCCCACCATTCCCGCTTTTTCGAGGTTCAATGAATCCATGACCGCCAAAACATCAGATGCCATCCGTTCATACGTATACGGCCGCTCATCGCGCGTGCTGCGGCCGTGGCCTCGGCTGTCTATCAAAATCGCGCGATAGCCACTCCTCACCAGCGCTTGAACCTGATAGCCCCAATTGCCACTGTGTCCTAAACCACCATGAAGCAAAATCACAACTGGACCAGTTCCGTATGTGGCGTACCAGATTCGAGCACCTTCGTGTTCGACATAACCCTGTTCTTTCGTGTCAGGCAGCGGCGCTGCGCCGTCCGATTCAAACCTGCATAGCTCATCGTCATAACCTTCCACTGCGTTCCCCTCCGTCCCATAGCCTTGCATGATCTATTTCTCATTTCTCATTCAAATATCCTGCTCGTTCATACACTCGAATGATTACCTGCAGCCTCGATTTTGTTTGGGCTTCCCATTCGCTGATTTTTCAGTTTTATTCATCGGCTTCTCCACTAAAATTATCCTCATAAATACCGTCTTTCCATACGATAACTCCACTGCTCGACAAGGCTTCAATCTTTAAGGGGTCTGGTTTTCCAGGGTCAGGGTTTTCCAAAATATCAAAATAGGTAAACCATATACGTCCTTGTTCCGTTTCCATTATCTTTGCTTGTTTATACCCTGTCTTTTGTCGTACCAAAACCTTTTCTATCTTACTGTCAGTAATGATCCCGAGAATGTCACGATCGGTATGGCAATGTCATGAATCATGGTCCAAGTGAAGCCATCATTTGGATTTAGTTCAGCATTTCCACTGATATTCACATACTCCGAATCCTCTGAAATGAACGCATGGCGAAATTCCTTTTTCTATTTCTTCTTGATGGAGTACTTCAATCGTCTCTGGATATGGAGATTTCTTCATTAACAGCTTCATGTTCTGATCTTCTTCAGATAATGAACATCCTGCCAAGAATGTGATTAGAATGAACCCTAATAGTAATTTTATCACGGATTCTGCCACCTCCATCAGTTTAACCCGGATCGTACTGGAACGATTGCTTGGTGAGAAGTTTGCTCCCAAAGGTTCAGTTCTGGATGTAATGGGCCTTTCAGATCATAGAGGCATTGGAAAGAATAACTGGGCGGACACTGAGCCTGGAAAAAATAGAGTTATCGGGGAGCTGGAACAAATATCATTCTTGCTTAAAGAGACGATTTAATCGTTCTTTAGTCGTGTCTCCCCGACTCATTGGGTAATCATTTATTTTGTAAAACGAGACAACATTATTCAGTAAAGAGCGTCAAACAAGTAACAACTTATTCGAGGTGAATACCTTTGTGGATTAAACTATCTGCTGTCATCTTGAACATTCTCCTCGGGATCGCGGGAGTTTATGTCTTCATATTTGTCATAATGACTGGCGGAGCTCTTGATGGCAGCCGGCCTCCAAGTCCCACTCCTTTAGGGTATTTGGTCATTCTGGTTTACTTATTAATTTGTTTGGGATCCAATATTCCTTTTGCCCGAAAATCCTCCAGCATTTTGAGGTATTTCCTGACTAGTGTTTCAGTATGGTTGGTTTCATTTTTCTTGACCATTCTGTTATAGTTGCCTGCCTAATTAACATAATTATTCTTATGTTAATTAGGCATTTTTTCAACTGTGAACAAGGCTGTAAGCTATCGAATTCGACGTATTATGAGGTCAGCCAGTTTTTACTGGAAGGTTGTGTTAAACCGCTCTAAAAGGAATTCTTTGTTATTTGTTTGGAAAAACTACGTAAGAAAGGAGTGTTGGACCAGATATTGGGATTCCCTCGAATTACGAAGCGAATCAATCCGGGACCAAGAAAAGTCTTTCGGGCTTTGAAGTAAGCAAACATATCGGTAGACTGTAGTCCTCGAGATTCGGGGATTTTTCCTTTCTCTTACGGGTATAAATAAGCAAGGATTTTACAAACATTCACTGAGGAGTGATTAGAATGACTCAATTCGATGTTGGCTTGGTTCACAGGCTTGCTGACCAAATGGAGGGCCTTGCTTCAAATATTAAAAAGCATGTAAACTCCCCAAATCAACTAAACGAGGACATAAAACAGATGAAGAGTATCCTCAACAGTTTTCAAACGCTAACCAATTCGTCTGAGAATAACGGTACCTATCCAATTGCAAAGGATAATGATGTAAGATAAGGCATTAGATCGTAACGGCAGTTTGAATCCAAATCCATTTCATCTCGATTCGAAAGAACCCCATCTCCGAAAACTCTATCGGCGGCTGGAAACACTTTGCTTGTAGCTGCATTTCTTTGCCGCCCTACTCCTTTACAGCCATGACCCCTTATAAAAAGCTTTTTTAGGGAAATCTTACTCTGATTATATTTTGTGTGGTGCTACAGCTCACACTTTTTCTTCTCAATGTTCCATTGGAATGCGCACGCGCTGCGATGACCATTTCGACTTGGTTAAAGAAATTTGATCCCAACTAATGCATACTTCCGCGCAGGTGTACTTTACTCCTCTCTAGCAGTTCCCTCTTCATGGAAATTTCAATGCGCTTCTGTTTCTGTCTCCGGGTATATAGCTGAACGAACTACTAGCAGGAGTCCACATAGATATATCGAGTTATGTAAATATTAGTAGAATTTTAGCTGAAAATGAGAACTCCTAAGTTCCACTCTGAACTTAGGAGTTTGTCTGTAATCTGAGAGATAAAAGAATCCTCTCGCTCAACGAAAAACGACAGCCGCTATTCTAGAGGCTGCCGTCGCTTTTTTGAACTATCGAATCCGTTAGCAGAATCATAAGATTGGTTTCTTTTCTAATTTCACTTATAAGAGACGTTCCATGTTTCATGGAGGAACCGGGCAATGCGATCTACGGAGCGCTGCACCAGTGCCTCTCCTTTTTCACGACTGGCCAGACTCGGATAGCCGATCGTCCCAGACTCTGTTTTTGTGCCGTAACGCGCGTATTTAATTACTTCGGGAAACAGATCCTTTTGCTTTGGCACCTCGTCTACCGCCTGTTCCAGGTCAACCAGCTCTGGGTACAGGTAAAGCAAGACAGATGTGCCTGCTTCCCCCGCGTGACCATGTGCCACCTCTCCGGACTCAACAATGCCCTGATCCTGAGCCTTGATAAAGCGCCAGCAGTCAATCTGGGCACAACGAAGCTCCGGCCGTTGACGCAGCGTCTGGGAGACATGGTTCACCATCGCCACATTCCCTGCATGCCCGTTAATAAACAGAAAATTTTTGAAGCCCCATTTGATCAGACTGTCCACTACGTCTTTCAAATACGCTTTGAAGCTGTCAGGTGTGATAGTAATCGTACCAGGAAAATCATCGAGGGCCGATGAATCTCCCACTTCCAAGGTCGGACCGATGATGGCATGTACCCGCCCGGCCACCAGCTCGGCCAATTTGGCTGCGACTAGCATATCCGATCCCATCGGTAAGTGAGGACCATACACTTCGCATGCCCCTGTTGGGATAATGACCAGATCCGTCTGTCTTTTGCGCTCCAGAAACGTCGTCCAGCTCATCTCTTTCATCCGATTCGTTGCAGCTGCCATGGCAGTTGTCCCTCCCGTATTCGCTCCTATTTTTATTCGTACAAGTGACAGGCGATATATCGACCGTCCCTATTTTGGAAGACAGGGTTAACAGTTTTGCATATGTCCATGCAAGCCGGACAACGCGGATGGAATGTGCATCCGGCTGGCGGATTAGCTGGGCTTGGCACATCTCCGCGAAGAACGATCCGCTCTTTCTTGACCAACGGATTTGGAGTCGGTACGGCCGACAGCAATGCTTTCGTATACGGATGCATCGGGGAATCAAACAGCTCCCTTTTGTCAGCCAGCTCCACGATTCTTCCCAGGTACATCACACCGATCCGGTTACTGATATGCTTAACGACACTGAGGTCATGGGCGATGAACAAGTAGGTCAAGTGAAATTGTTCCTGCAAATCTTGCATCAAATTGATCACTTGTGATTGGATGGACACGTCCAGGGCGGATACCGGCTCGTCTGCCACAATCAGCTTGGGATTAAGGGCCAGCGCTCGGGCAATCCCAATTCTTTGGCGCTGCCCGCCGCTGAATTCGTGACCGTACCGCTTGGCGTGATAGCTGCTCAATCCGACGACATTCAGCAACTCGTCGATTCTCTTGTCCTTTTCCTTGCCATGTGCAATCTGATGAATCTCCAAAGGCTCCGCGATAATATCGCCAACCGTCAGGCGGGGATCGAGCGACGCATACGGATCCTGAAAGACCATCTGCATATCCCTGCGCAGCTTGCGGAGCTGTGATGTATTCATGCCGACCAGGTTTTGTCCTTCGTATTTGACTTCGCCTTCCGTAGGCGCAAGCAGCTGCAGGAGCAATCTACCCGTCGTCGATTTTCCGCAGCCGCTCTCTCCCACCAAGCCTAACGTTTCCCCTTTGTGAATGGAAAAATCCAAACCGTCAACTGCCTTCACATACCCTGCAGTTCGACTGAAAATCCCCTTTTTAATCGGGAAGTATTTCTTTAAATTCGTCACTTCCATCAAGGGTTGCTTCATCCCCTGTCCCCTCCTTTCCCAGATGCGTGAAGCCAGCATCTGCTGAAATGTCTCGATTCAATCTCTTCCAATGGAGGAGACTGATCGCGACAAATCGCCATGGCGTGCTCACAGCGAGGAGCAAAGCTGCATCCGATGCGCAGGCTTCCTTGGGCAGGTACACTTCCTTTGATGGAATACAGTCGCTTCTCTTCCGAATCGAGCGTGGGCATGGACTTCATCAGACCTTGCGTGTACGGATGATGCGGCTGGTTAAAAAGAGTAATGACATCGCTCTCTTCCACCACTTTTCCGTCGTACATGACGACGACCCGGTCGCACATCTCTGCCACTACCCCCAGATCATGAGTGATGAACAGAATCGCGGTTCCTTTTGTGGCTTTCAGCTCACGCATCAGGTCCAAAATCTGCGCTTGAATCGTCACATCCAGAGCTGTCGTCGGTTCATCGGCAATCAACAGCTTTGGATCGCAAGCCATCGCCATGGCGATCATGACCCGTTGCCTCATCCCGCCTGACAAGCGGTGCGGATATTCGTTGACGATTTGCTCCGCCCTTGGAATCCCAACCAGCTTGAGCATTTCCACGGCTCGCGCTCTTGCTTGCGCTTTGCTGTAATGACGGTGGATACGAACAGCCTCGCCGATCTGATCCCCGATTGTAAAAACCGGATTCAGGGAAGTCATCGGCTCCTGGAAGATCATCGCGATTTGGTTTCCCCGAATCTCTCTCATCTCTTCTTCCGACAACGCCAGGATGTCTTTTCCGTTAAAGGTGATCGAGCCTTCTACCACTTTGCCTGGTGTCAATCGCATCGCTGTCAAAGAGGTTACACTCTTCCCGGAGCCGGACTCTCCCACGATCCCGACCGTTTCTCCCTCGCGAATGCTGATGTCTACGCCATCGACGGCAGCCACGACCCCTTCATCCGTGTAAAAATACGTTTTTAGTCCTTTGATCTCGAGTAGTTTGCGCTCCAATGCTTATCCCCCTTTCTCACAGCTTCATCTTCGGATCCAACGCATCTCGCAAACCGTCTCCCAGCATATTAAAGGCGAGCACCATGAACATGATCGCCAATCCAGGGATCGTGCTCACATGTGGAGCAGTACGCAAATATTCCCTGCCGGTACTCAGCATCGCTCCCCATTCCGGTGTCGGAGGCTGAGCGCCCATCCCGAGAAAGCTCAGTCCAGAAGCCGTGAGAATCGCCGTCGCAATACGCATGGTGGATAGAACGATGATCGGTGCCACGCTGTTCGGAAGCACATGCTTGAAGATCACCCTGGCATGGCTCGCTCCCATCGATTTAGCCGCTTCGATAAACTCTTTGTTCTTTACGGAGATGACCGCACTTCGGGAAATCCGGGCAAAGGTCGGTACAGAGAAAATCCCGATCGCGATCATGACATTTACCATTCCCGGACCGAGGACACTGACGATGGCCAGCGCAAGCAGAAAGCTGGGGAAAGCCATAAAGATATCCATGATCCGCATGATGAACATATCCGTCCTACCTCCAAAATAGCCAGAGAGCGTTCCCAGCCCTACGCCGATAACGACGGAGATCAACACACCCACGATCCCGATCATCAAGGAAATTTGTGATCCGTAAATAATCCGGGACAAAATATCCCGCCCGTACTCATCCGTGCCAAATGGATGGTTGGCGGAAGGAGGCTGCAGGATCATATTCATGTCTTGCTCGATCGGATCATACGGGGCGATCACCTGTGCCAAGAGAGCAATGCCGACAAAGACGACAGCCATCCAGAACCCTACGAGTGCTCGCTTGTTTTTTCGAAATCGGCGCATCATGGATGCCCATGGAGATCGCCGCTGGTAGGACACCTCTGTCGGGTGGGAGGCTACCTGTACGCTTACTTCCGTATCGCTCATCGCTTTCTCCCCCTTCTAGTCGTATCGAATCCGAGGATCTACCGCACCGTAGCATAAGTCGACTACGAGATTCACGATGACAAAAATCGCAGCGACGAAAAGAATGCTCCCCTGAATAGCCGGATAATCCCGAAACTGAATCGATTGGATAATATAACGTCCGATTCCATTCATCGAAAATACTGTCTCGGTCAGAACGGCTCCACCAAGCAAGTGGCCGAATTCCAGCCCCACAATCGTAATGATGGGAATCAAAGCATTTTTCAGGGTGTGCTTGTAAATGACCAGCTTTTCCTTGACTCCTTTTGCACGCGCCGTACGGATGAAGTCCTGATGAATCACCTCCAGAATACTGGAGCGAGTCAAACGAGCCAGTACCGCTGAAGAGGATAGTCCCAGCGCGAGTGCAGGAAGGATGTAATGCTTGAACTGCGTGCTTCCGCCAGAGGGCAGCAATTGCAGGTAGTAAGAAAAAACCAAGATCAGCATGATCCCCGACCAGAATACCGGCATCGATATCCCGAACAGGGAAACCATCATCGTCGCGTTGTCCCTCATGCTGTTCGGCCTAATCGCAGACATGATACCAGCGAAAAGACCTACGATGACCATGACGACGACAGAGAGCATGGTCAGCATGATCGTGCTTGGAAAGCGGGACAGGATTTCTTCTGCCACAGGTCTGTCTGAGCGCAGCGATTTGCCCAAATCTCCTTGCAGAAGCCCCATGACATAGCTTCCGTACTGTTCATGCAAGGGGCGGTCGAGTCCCAAGCGTTCCTTTACAATCTGAATCTCTTCCGCCGTAGCATCCACGCCCGCAATCAAATTGGCTGGATCCCCGGGTACCGAGTGAATGATGATAAAGCAGAGAATCGATACACCGACCAAGGTAGGGATCATTTGCAGCAAACGTTTTGCGATATATCCCAGCAACTCGACGCCTCCTTTTCTTGTGATTCATTCGCATTCATGAGAGGTCGTTCGTCAGGCGTACATCGCGGGCTGTCGGTGCAAATGGGAAGGCAGCTTTTCCCGTACCTCTTGCACGCGCGCCAGATCGACTCGACAAGGGATGAGTCCTTCTATCTCCACCCCACGTGCCAGGACTACCCCCATCGGATCCACGACCAGGCTCTGTCCGATATAGTGGTCGTTCACCTGGTTGCACGCAACGACGTATGCCGTATTCTCCAATGCCCGCACCGTCACGAGACTCTCCCAATGTCTTTCCTTGACAGGTCCCTTTACCCATCCAGAAGGAACGATCAGAATGTCAGCCCCATGAAGCGCTTGATACCGGGAAATTTCCGGAAAGCGCAGCTCGTAGCAGACGAGCAATCCAATTTTTCCAAATGGCGTTTCGATCGGCTGGAACAAGGAATCACCTGGCTTGATCGACGCCGATTCCTTTGCCCCAAAGGCGTCGTATAAATGCGTTTTCCGATACGTACTAACGACCTTCCCTGTGGAATCTGCCAGGACGACGGAGTTGTACACCCTGTCATCCTCCGGGTCTTCCGCCCGCTCACGCATGCCGAAAATGATCCACACACTGTATTTGTGCGCCAGTTCACACATTCCATTTACGAACGGGCCGTCGATAGCCT of Brevibacillus choshinensis contains these proteins:
- a CDS encoding HPP family protein, with the protein product MNVKMIVICMYIMLVYWLSLRIPYLDTLFFPALGAYSFLFATKSFRMTEISKIILGSFLSSALGTLFFYMYPSPISLFANALITMWMVTRFKWNAPPIVAVSLIPFFSHSPNHWFIPLSICAVMLGLMLFLVVAELIEKRKAELLSFILGNKVAAKSEKLDTVA
- a CDS encoding YczE/YyaS/YitT family protein; protein product: MQTKFAIRPVAIQYTVFMLGLAVMGYGIGTMIEANLGVAPWDTLHIGLQKTFGLTIGMWSQIVGLFIIVASYLIGKIKPSVGMFLNMFFFGLFIDLFMWLKWIPVGSTVTERIVLFAAGLLIYTFGTGMYISPRLGAGPRDSFMLALHDRLGWDIGKVRIGIECTVTLLGFLLGGPVSVGTIVTAFSIGPLIKRFIPFWERVMARLYLSAAQKRELAK
- a CDS encoding metallophosphoesterase family protein → MKIAALYDIHGNVFALQAVLTELEELKPDLIVIGGDILSGPMPVQTLERLLQLSAPVQFIRGNCDREVALAYDGIPLRPGMSEKGREITEWVANQLTTHHREFLEQLPAQYSHSVEGIGEVLFCHATPGSDDVIFTPMTDLQRLEEIFENVQQRTVICGHTHIQFDMRIGETRVVNAGSVGMPYADEPGAYWLLLGPEGCEFRKTSYDVEAAAREIQKSLYPQAKEFADENVRKVPTAEEAIGVFEKLRNL
- a CDS encoding lipase family protein, producing the protein MVHTINHNGFTSKEAILLAAMCYQTYPLFFEGELLLPKGFKLVYTIRAFADVENPTEHVYGFLAESKEQIVIAFRGYAAYPADLLAAYDILQVPYSFVSSGGKTSRGFTCLYRSTRNELIRKVSKLSANKHLFITGHNYGGALAVLAALDIAVNTKFHEPFVYTYGSPRIGDPEFSQRFNQVINNSMRIVNIHDPYPTFPDREYPPPFTEQGVFYQHVKTKVPISFQLNNTPRNDAIACYFKALSQLDPDFTHSLCTENPGFCPDTTFCVPFQGACR
- a CDS encoding lipase family protein, producing the protein MEGTKVDQIYNSEDAILLSAMLHQSYQLFETKTLILPVGFTLRYTIRAFAGVEDPKQEVFGYIAESKEDIVVTFRGTRTFDDNESDQDLYQVPYPYVKNAGKTHRGFTCIYESTRNELMSVMKKLPASKRLLVAGHSLGGGLAVLAALDISVNTKFKKPVVYTYGSPRVGDPSFATRFNQSVKNSIRIFNVHDIIPTLPARVYPPPFTKKGLYYQHVNKKYALSFQLNSLAIRNHEIVCYFAFLSKQNPHFTEALRTSTPGFCPDTELCVPFLGTCSENDTQDFHRTALSPRKRKK
- a CDS encoding alpha/beta fold hydrolase is translated as MQGYGTEGNAVEGYDDELCRFESDGAAPLPDTKEQGYVEHEGARIWYATYGTGPVVILLHGGLGHSGNWGYQVQALVRSGYRAILIDSRGHGRSTRDERPYTYERMASDVLAVMDSLNLEKAGMVGWSDGAVVAMILAMKSPERVAGVFYFGCNMDPSGAKEMAEMSPIISRCFRRHAIDYAQLSATPDQFEAFCAAVNLMMQTEPNYSAQDLAQISVPVEIVHSEHDEFIKREHAEYLSRSIPNAVFVTLEGVSHFAPLQRPESFNIPMLAFLGKVLGNDNECNERVR
- a CDS encoding creatininase family protein, with the translated sequence MAAATNRMKEMSWTTFLERKRQTDLVIIPTGACEVYGPHLPMGSDMLVAAKLAELVAGRVHAIIGPTLEVGDSSALDDFPGTITITPDSFKAYLKDVVDSLIKWGFKNFLFINGHAGNVAMVNHVSQTLRQRPELRCAQIDCWRFIKAQDQGIVESGEVAHGHAGEAGTSVLLYLYPELVDLEQAVDEVPKQKDLFPEVIKYARYGTKTESGTIGYPSLASREKGEALVQRSVDRIARFLHETWNVSYK